The genomic stretch GACGTCTGCGACCCGCTGTCGGTCGAACAGCGTGAGCGAAGCCTCTCGAAGTGTCTCTATCCCGTTCCACTCGCCGAACGCCTCGGGGCTGTCGGCTTTACCCAGGGCGATACCCATGTCGCCGTACGTACTGAGGTAGCTCACCCAGCGCTCGGGGGGCGCGTCGAACTCGACGGTGCCCATCGGTTCCATCGTTACCGAGTAACTGGTGTCGGCGTCGGTTTCTGTCACCGTCTCTGTGGCCTCCGACGTTGGGGTCCCGGCGTCCGTCGACTCGGGGTCTCCGCCGGACCCGCTATCGCCCGTACAGCCGGCGAGCAATCTCGTCGCGTCGGTGGCTCCCAGCCGCTGCTGTGGCCTTCCATGAGTTTTAGGCCAGCCTACTATATGGAAAGCGTCCCGGTACTTCGCTGGTACGGACGGTCGTAGGAATGTTCTGGTGAGCGTCGCCACGGGGGAGACGCTCACCGGTACGCAACGACAACCGCCCGTACGAGTCGCTGCCAGCGACATCTCGGCGAAGGAATCTGCGACCGTGAATTAGACTAGTCTAATCTTTAGCTTTGATAGAAACTACTATATTCTTCGACCCATCTCTAGCTAGTCGACGATGGACGACACACCGCAGTCTCGAACGCGGGACAGATTCTCACGCAGGAGAGCCATTACTGCCGGTGCAGGACTTCTCGCCACCGGCCTCGCCGGATGCACGAACAGCGTCGGTAGCAGCGATACCACGCCCGCGAGCGACGCGGGCGGCGCGAACGGAGACGGCCCCACTGTCGCAGTCGCCTCCTTTTTCAGCTTCTACGACTTCGCACGGAACGTCGTCGACGGGACACCGCTTCGAGTGAAAAACCTCGTCCCGACCGGACTGCACGGTCACGGGTGGGAGCCGAATGCGAGCGTCACGAAAGAGATCGTCGAAGCCGACGCGTTTCTCCACGTCGGTCCGGGGTTCCAGCCGTGGGCCGACCGCGCGATTCAGACGCTCGAAGACGACGCCGTCGACACACAGTTGATCAACGCCCGTGAGGGCGTCGAAATGGTCGATCTCGCCGCGACGCTGGACCCCGAGGAAGAGGGGGTCGGAAAGCAGCAAGGGAAGGACCCACACTTCTGGCTCGATCCCGACCGCGCGAAGAAATCGGTAGACAACATCGCCGACGGGCTCGCGAAACTCGCGCCCGACCAAGCCAACACTCTCCGAACGAACGCCGAGACGTACAAATCCGACACCCTCGAACGGATCGACCGGGACTACCGGGCCATCTTCGATGCCGCCGACCGAAACGTCGTGCAGCTCGCGGCGCACAACGCCTTCCAGTACATCGGCGTCAAATACGACGCCGAGATGGTCCCCCTCGTTACGAACCTCGCAGCCAGCGGTGACGTCAAGCCCTCGGACATCACCGAGGCGAAGGCGGTCATCGAGCGAAACGACATCGACTACATCGCAAACGGCGTCTTCGAGTCACGGAAGCCGGCGAAGCAACTGCTCGACGAAACGCGAGTCGCCGGCTATCTCCCCGTCACCCCCTACGCGGGGGTCCGGGAAGACTGGGTCGAGAACGACTGGGGCTACGAGGAGATCGCCTACAACATCAACATGCCCACGTTCGAGGTCGTCCTCGGCAACAAACGACCCGAGGAAGCCGGACCCGACGGCTGGGCCGACGAGTGGCTGAACTTCGAGTGACCGCCAATGAGCACACACTCCCCCGAGAACACCACGAGCTCGGAATCGACCGACAGTACCGAGCCGATCATCGAACTGTCCGGCGTCGACTTCGGATACACGTCTACCCCAGTCGTCGCCGACGTCTCGCTTCGGATCGACCCCGGTGAGTACGTTGCGGTCGTTGGTCCGAACGGGTCGGGAAAGTCGACGCTGATGAAGTTGATGCTGGGGCTGGTTCGACCGGACGAGGGCGTTGCTCGGCTCTTCGGCGAACCTTCCCACGAGTTCGACGACGGCTCCCGTCTCGGCTACGTCGCCCAGCACGCCAGCGCGTCCAAAGAGATGCCGATCACCGTCCGCGAAGTCGTAAAGATGGGTCGGTTCCCACACGTCGGCTTCGGTCGTCTCTCCAGTGCGGACTGGGGCATCGTAGACGAGGCGCTTGCCACCGTCGGCATGACGGCGTTCGCCGATCGCCGCGTGACACAGCTGTCGGGCGGTCAGCGCCAGCGGGCATTCATCGCCCGCGCGCTCGCCGGCGAGGCCGACCTGCTCGTGCTCGACGAGCCGACCGTCGGCGTCGACATGGAGTCCGTCGAGGCGTTCTACGATCTCCTGGATTCGCTGAACGGCAACGGTATCACAGTCTTACTCATCGAGCACGATCTGGGTGCGGTCACCGAACACGCCGAACGCGTCGTCTGTCTCAACCGAGAGGTCTACTTCGACGGACCGGCCACCGAGTTCGTCGAGAGCGACTCTCTGGCTCGCGCATTCGGCACCAGCGCGAACCTGCTGGGTGGGTCTCGATGATTCACCTCGCTGCCCTGCCGCTTCGAGTGGGACTGCTCGACCCCGTGTTCGAGCCGCTGTACTGGATTCTGGCGTCCTGGTCGGAGGTTCTGTCGTGGCTCGCCGGCCAGACAGGCCTCGAAATCCTGCGGTACGGGTTCATGCATCGGGCGATCCTGGTCGGGCTCTGCATTGGCGTGATGGCACCGCTGATCGGGACGTTTCTGGTCCACCGCCAGCTCGCGCTCATCGGTGACGCACTCGCCCACACCGGATTCGCCGGCGTCGCGGTCGGACTGTTCCTGAACGCCGTCATCGACCTGGGGGTCTCGCCGTATCTGACGGCCGTCGTCGTCGCGATGATCGCAGCCCTGCTCATCGAGCTCATCTCGGAGGCGACGGACGCCTACAACGACGTCTCGATGGCGATCGTGCTCTCGACTGGCTTCGCGCTGGGGACGACACTGATCAGCATCAACGCAGGCGGGCTCGCTGTCGGTGTGAATCAGTTCCTCTTCGGCAATCTGTCCACCGTCTCGAACGAGAGTGCGGCGATACTGCTGGCGCTGTTCGGCATCATCATCGGCGTGATCGGGCTCACACGCAACCAGCTACTGTACGTCACCTTCGACGAGACGGCTGCTGCGGTGTCGGGTCTCTCGGTGAGCTGGTACAACCGCATCACGGTGATGCTGACTGCGATGGTCGTCGTCGGCGCGATGCAGATCATGGGCGTCATCCTGGTCGCTGCGATGCTCGTCGTGCCCGTGGCCGGCGCGAGTCAGGTCGCGCGGAGCTTCAACGAATCTCTCCTGATCTCGGTCGTGCTCGCCGAACTGGCAGTCATTCTCGGCATCGG from Halomicrobium mukohataei DSM 12286 encodes the following:
- a CDS encoding metal ABC transporter permease codes for the protein MIHLAALPLRVGLLDPVFEPLYWILASWSEVLSWLAGQTGLEILRYGFMHRAILVGLCIGVMAPLIGTFLVHRQLALIGDALAHTGFAGVAVGLFLNAVIDLGVSPYLTAVVVAMIAALLIELISEATDAYNDVSMAIVLSTGFALGTTLISINAGGLAVGVNQFLFGNLSTVSNESAAILLALFGIIIGVIGLTRNQLLYVTFDETAAAVSGLSVSWYNRITVMLTAMVVVGAMQIMGVILVAAMLVVPVAGASQVARSFNESLLISVVLAELAVILGIGASYYGEATAGGVIVLVAVAIYVVAVVLGKLQTAFGEEETPEMGSIDTTESVSRGD
- a CDS encoding metal ABC transporter substrate-binding protein, with the translated sequence MDDTPQSRTRDRFSRRRAITAGAGLLATGLAGCTNSVGSSDTTPASDAGGANGDGPTVAVASFFSFYDFARNVVDGTPLRVKNLVPTGLHGHGWEPNASVTKEIVEADAFLHVGPGFQPWADRAIQTLEDDAVDTQLINAREGVEMVDLAATLDPEEEGVGKQQGKDPHFWLDPDRAKKSVDNIADGLAKLAPDQANTLRTNAETYKSDTLERIDRDYRAIFDAADRNVVQLAAHNAFQYIGVKYDAEMVPLVTNLAASGDVKPSDITEAKAVIERNDIDYIANGVFESRKPAKQLLDETRVAGYLPVTPYAGVREDWVENDWGYEEIAYNINMPTFEVVLGNKRPEEAGPDGWADEWLNFE
- a CDS encoding metal ABC transporter ATP-binding protein, with the translated sequence MSTHSPENTTSSESTDSTEPIIELSGVDFGYTSTPVVADVSLRIDPGEYVAVVGPNGSGKSTLMKLMLGLVRPDEGVARLFGEPSHEFDDGSRLGYVAQHASASKEMPITVREVVKMGRFPHVGFGRLSSADWGIVDEALATVGMTAFADRRVTQLSGGQRQRAFIARALAGEADLLVLDEPTVGVDMESVEAFYDLLDSLNGNGITVLLIEHDLGAVTEHAERVVCLNREVYFDGPATEFVESDSLARAFGTSANLLGGSR